The nucleotide sequence TTGCATCCTCCGAACATAGAAAAAGAATGACTTTTGCTATCTCTTCTGGTTGACCCCATCTTTTAAGAGCAATTTTCTCCGTTTCGCTTTTTATAAACTCTTTAGGCAAGTCTTTATTGATTTCTGTATCAATCCACCCAGGAGCAATAGTGTTAACTCTAATATCAGGAGCAAGGGATTGAGCGAAATTTCTGGTCAAACTAATTACCCCGGCTTTTGAAGTATCGTAATCTGCCGACTCCGGACTCGATGGGTCAATGCCGTTTGTAGAAGAGATATTGAGTATAGATGCACCTTTTCTATTCTTCATATTAGGAACAGCATATTTAGTGCAGAGGAAGGTTCCTATTAAGTTGACTCGTAGTGTGCGTTCCCACTGCTCAACTGTCTTTTCAA is from Candidatus Omnitrophota bacterium and encodes:
- a CDS encoding glucose 1-dehydrogenase yields the protein MRFKDKIVLITGSGRGIGRATAIAFAQEGASVVVNYVKEAKSADAVVEQIRSLGRDVVAIQADVSNEADVQRLIKKSVERFGAIDVLVNNAGIVFDLPILEKTVEQWERTLRVNLIGTFLCTKYAVPNMKNRKGASILNISSTNGIDPSSPESADYDTSKAGVISLTRNFAQSLAPDIRVNTIAPGWIDTEINKDLPKEFIKSETEKIALKRWGQPEEIAKVILFLCSEDASFITGSTLVVDGGYQ